A portion of the Cloacibacillus sp. genome contains these proteins:
- a CDS encoding HD domain-containing protein, with product MMYSSEKTEKWFNSYVDSFKIEGALAPMQELKRKHSFRVQRLASAIAESLEWNEENDAWTAHAIGLLHDTARFSQYRDYQTFQDSASFDHGDRGAEILAAEFDWRGIEPGDREKVLTAVRHHNKIEIPANVPLSVYRWCALAHDADKIDVFRMVQSRIDKGTIYDMLPRHKKVQGLSPALVEEIRTTGRGSYVNARSLQDYRLIQLTWALDLNFPVSVVTLKEEGIFRRIADDLREYKIDDVIDSLMKKIDEA from the coding sequence ATGATGTATTCCAGTGAAAAGACAGAAAAATGGTTCAACTCTTACGTTGATTCTTTCAAGATAGAGGGCGCCCTCGCGCCGATGCAGGAGCTTAAGAGAAAGCACAGCTTCCGCGTGCAGCGGCTGGCCTCGGCGATCGCGGAGTCGCTCGAGTGGAACGAGGAAAACGACGCCTGGACCGCCCACGCCATCGGGCTGCTGCACGACACGGCTAGATTCTCCCAGTACCGCGACTATCAGACCTTCCAGGACAGCGCGAGCTTCGACCACGGAGACCGCGGCGCGGAGATATTGGCGGCGGAATTTGACTGGCGAGGCATCGAACCCGGAGACAGAGAAAAGGTGCTGACGGCGGTGCGCCACCACAACAAGATTGAGATACCGGCGAATGTGCCGCTCTCGGTCTACCGCTGGTGCGCCCTCGCGCACGACGCCGATAAGATAGACGTCTTCCGCATGGTGCAGAGCCGCATCGACAAGGGAACGATATACGATATGCTGCCGCGCCATAAGAAGGTGCAGGGGCTATCTCCGGCGCTGGTAGAGGAGATACGGACGACAGGGCGCGGCTCCTATGTCAACGCCCGCTCGCTCCAGGACTACCGGCTGATACAGCTCACCTGGGCGCTGGACCTCAACTTTCCCGTCTCGGTGGTGACGCTGAAGGAGGAGGGCATCTTCCGGCGCATCGCCGACGACCTGAGAGAATATAAAATCGACGACGTGATCGACAGCCTGATGAAAAAGATCGACGAAGCGTAA
- a CDS encoding Crp/Fnr family transcriptional regulator, with protein MKKYLEVIKKSPLFKDIEEREIEAMLACLSVKTKKYAKNEFVLRFGESTEAIGMVLVGSLHLIKEDFWGNRNIIAEIGPGQIFAESYACMEGVTLGVSVVAAEAGAVMFMNVRRVLTTCSSACEFHSRLLRNLLSVLAEKNLRFNDKLTHMTQRTTRQKLLSYLSAESLRQGAPEFDIPFDRQQLADYLSVDRSAMSNELCRMRDEGLLSFRRNHFALRQG; from the coding sequence ATGAAAAAATATCTTGAGGTCATAAAAAAGTCTCCGCTTTTCAAAGACATTGAGGAGAGGGAAATTGAGGCGATGCTTGCCTGCCTTTCGGTGAAGACGAAGAAATACGCGAAAAACGAATTCGTGCTGCGCTTCGGCGAGAGCACGGAGGCGATCGGTATGGTGCTCGTTGGCTCTCTCCATCTCATAAAAGAGGATTTCTGGGGGAACCGGAACATCATCGCGGAGATCGGCCCGGGGCAGATATTCGCCGAGAGTTACGCCTGCATGGAGGGAGTTACGCTCGGCGTCAGCGTAGTGGCGGCGGAGGCGGGCGCCGTGATGTTCATGAATGTGCGCCGCGTCCTCACGACCTGTAGTTCGGCCTGCGAGTTCCACTCGCGGCTGCTGAGAAACCTTCTCTCCGTCCTTGCCGAAAAAAATCTCCGCTTCAACGACAAGCTCACGCATATGACGCAGCGCACGACGCGCCAGAAGCTGCTCTCCTATCTCTCCGCCGAGTCGCTGCGGCAGGGAGCGCCGGAGTTTGACATTCCCTTCGACCGCCAGCAGCTCGCCGATTATCTCTCCGTGGACCGCAGCGCGATGTCAAACGAGCTGTGCCGGATGAGAGACGAAGGGCTGCTCAGCTTCCGGCGGAACCATTTCGCCCTCCGGCAGGGCTGA